Within Deltaproteobacteria bacterium, the genomic segment CGGTAAGGACGGCGCCGGTTGTTTGGGGCGGAACCCCCGTGTGAGGAAAGGAGCCTCTGCCATGAAGGGAATATCCATTGACGAAATGAAACTTGGTGATTGGGCTGAATTCGCGAAGACGATCGCTGAATCCGATATCTATCTTTATGCCGGCATTACGGGCGACCTCAACCCCGCCCACGTGAACGAGCAATATGCCGGGACGACCTTCTTTAAAACACGTATCGCTCACGGCATGCTTGCCGCCGGCTTGATATCGGCAGTCCTCGGGACGAAACTTCCCGGTCCGGGAACCATATATCTCCAGCAGCAGTTGAAATTCACGGCCCCCGTCAGGATTGGGGATACGATCACCGCCCGTGCTGAAGTTGTTGAAATAAACAAGGAAAAGAACAGGGTCCGCCTGAACACGACCGTTACGAACCAGACGGGAACGACGGTCATAACCGGAGAGGCCCTGGTCAGCCCGCCCAAGGCGTAAGCGGGTCTGTTCTACTCCTTCTTTTTCTTCCGTGCCTGTTTTCCCTTTTGAGACGCCGGTCTGCCCGCTGTTTTCCCGGGTCTTTCGGTTTGCTCGCCGGGCTTGAAGTATTCTCCCATTGACTGCACCAGCTTCTGAAATTCTTCAGTCTGGGTGGTCATGAGTTCCTGATATGCACGGTGGTAATCCTCGGCGGCGAGATGCTTTTTGGCAAGGAGTTCCCGCAGGTTTTTGATGGTCTCCTCTTGTGATCCCACTTCATTCTTGAGGTTCTC encodes:
- a CDS encoding MaoC family dehydratase, translating into MKGISIDEMKLGDWAEFAKTIAESDIYLYAGITGDLNPAHVNEQYAGTTFFKTRIAHGMLAAGLISAVLGTKLPGPGTIYLQQQLKFTAPVRIGDTITARAEVVEINKEKNRVRLNTTVTNQTGTTVITGEALVSPPKA